The genomic DNA CACGAGACCTGCTTCGCCTGCCACAGCGCGAATGTCCGGGACCACGACTACGTGTTCACGCGGCTCGCGCCCTGACGCGGGCTGCCCGGACGGCCGCGGCGCCCTGTCAGCGCGCCGCTTCCCTCAACTTCCGCTCGATGCCGCGCCTTGCGTCTCCCGTCAGCCGGCGCCTACACCTTTGCCGGCTCAAGCTCGGCCCGGACCGGGCGGGACATGACGGCGCCGGCCCGAGGCACGGCCCCGCAGGGAGGATAGCGCGTGACGATCGCCCGATACGGCGCAGCCCTGGCGCTGCTCTGCGGCTTCGGTTTCCCGTCGCCCCTCAGGGCCGACGAGTGCCCCAACCGCGGCCAGCTCGACGACGCCTACTGCGACGCCAACAAGGACCTCGTCGCCGACGTCCCGGCCAAGACCCGCGACCCGAGCGTGATCGTCTTCGCCTACACGCCGGTGGAGGATCCCGCGGTCTACGAGAACTCGTTCAAGCCGTTCACGACCTACCTGAGCCAGTGCACGGGCAAGCGCGTCGTCTACTACCCGGTCCAGTCGAACTCGGCCGAGATCGAGGCGATGCGCTCGGGTCGGCTCACGGTGGCGGGCTTCTCGACCGGCCCGCTCGGCTTCGCGGTGAACATGGCCGGCGCGGTGCCGTTCGCCGCCAAGGGCACCGAGAAGGGCGCCGAGGGCTACAACCTGATCGTGGTGGTGAAGGCGAGCAGCCCGTACAAGACGCTGGCCGACCTCAAGGGCAAGCGCGTGGCCCACACGGCGCCGTCGTCGAATTCCGGCAACCTCGCGCCCAAGGCGCTGTTTCCCGAGCAGGGGCTGAAGCCCGGCGAGGACTACAAGCTCATCTACTCGGGCGGCCACGACAAGTCGGCGCTGGGCGTCGGCACCGGCGACTACGACGCCGCCCCGGTGGCCTCGGACGTGTTCTACCGGATGGTCGCCCGCGGCACGATCAAGGGCGACGATTACCGGGTGATCTACACGAGCGAGAAGTTCCCGACCTCGGGCTTCGCCTACGCCCACGATCTCAAGCCGGAACTCGCCGAGAAGCTGAAGCAGTGCTTCTACGATTTCCGCTTCCCGCCCGACATGGTGAAGGATTTCGAGGGCGACGACCGGTTCGCGCCGATCACCTACCTCAAGGACTGGGCGATCGTCCGCAAGGTCGCGGAGGAATCGGGCACGCCGTACAACAAGGCCGCCTACGAGCGCGAGGCCGCCCGCGAGGCCGAGGCCGCCCGCAAGAAGGCCGCGGGCGCGCCCAAGCCGTGATTCAGGCCGTGACGCAGGCCGTGACGGCGGGGAGCGCGGCGCGCGCGGTGGCGGCCGGACCTGAGGGTGATCCCCGGGCGGAGGATCCGCGCGCGCTGGTGATCCGCGGGCTGACCAAGGCGTACCGGGCCGGGCAGCCGGTCCTGAAGGGCATCGACCTCGTGGTGCCCGGCACCGGGCTCACGGCGATCATCGGGCCGTCCGGCACCGGCAAGAGCACCCTGATCCGCTGCATCAACCGCCTGGTCCAGCCGACCTCGGGGGAGATCCTGTTCCGCGGCGAGGACCTCGCCCGGCTCTCCGGCCCCGCCCTGCGCCGGGCGCGGCGCCGGATCGGGATGGTGTTCCAGGAGTACAACCTGGTCGAGCGCCTCTCGGTGATGGAGAACCTGCTCTGCGGCCGCCTCGGCTACGTGCCGGCGTGGCGCGCGTGGCTGCGGCGCTTCCCCGAGGCGGACATCGCCCGCGCCTTCGACCTCCTCGACGCGGTCGGCCTGTCGGGTTTCGCCACCCGCCGGGCCGACGCCCTGTCGGGCGGGCAGCGCCAGCGCGTCGGCATCGCCCGGGCGATCATGCAGGAGCCCGAGATCGTGCTCGCCGACGAGCCGACCTCGTCCCTCGACCCGAAGAGCTCCGTGGAGATCATGGAGATCCTGTCCCGGCTCGCGGCCGAGCGCGGCGTGCCGGTGGTGGTCAACATCCACAACGTGGCGCTCGCCCAGCGCTTCGCCGCGCGGATCGTCGGCATGTCGGGCGGGCACGTGGTCTATGACGGGCCGCCGGACCGGCTGAGCGAGGCCGACCTGCGCGGCATCTACGGCGGCGAGAACTGGCTCGAATGAGCACGCCCGCCCGCCCGGCCTCCCCGGACGCTTCCCCCGACCGCGTCGCGTTCCGGCCCAACTGGACCGCCCGCGCCGGCTGGGCGCTCCTCGCCGTCTACGCGGTCTACGCGGCGACCCAGCTCGGCTTCTCCCCCGAGCGCTTCGCCGGCGGCCTCGCCCACGGGCGGCAATTCCTGGCGCGGATGTTCCCGCCGAACTTCTCCCGCTGGGAGCTGATCCAGTCGGGGATCGTCGAGAGCCTGCAGATCGCCGTGATCGCCACGGTGGCCGGCATCGCGGTCGCCCTGCCGATCGGCTTCCTGGCGGCCCGCAACCTGATGCCGCCCTGGGTGACGTGGCCGACCCGCGTCCTGATCGCGCTCTGCCGGTCGTTCCACCCGATCATCGTGGCGATCCTGTTCGTGAAGGCGATCGGCTTCGGGGCGCTCGCCGGCGTCATGGCGCTGATCGTCGCCTCGGTGGGCTTCATCGCCAAGCTGTTCGCCGAGGCGATCGAGGAGATCTCCCTGAAGCAGGTCGAGGCCGTGCGGGCGACCGGCGCCGGCTTCCTGTCGACCCTGATCATGGGCGTGCAGCCGCAGGTGCTGCCGCGCTTCATCGGCTTCGCCACCTACCAGCTCGATTCCAACCTGCGGAACTCGACCATGGTCGGCATCGTCGGCGGCGGCGGCATCGGCGCGACGCTGTTCACCGCCTACCAGCGCTTCGACTTCGACGTGGTGCTGGCGATCCTGATCGTCATCGTCGCCCTGATCATGGTGGCCGAGATCGTCTCCGGCTGGGCCCGCAAGGTGTTCCAGTGAGCGTCGCCCTCGCGCCCGCTTCCGCCGGCCCGCGCCGCTGGCAGCGCTTCCCCCTGTGGAAGCGGCTGGCGCGGCTCGCCTTCACGCTCTGCGCGGTGGCGGCCTTCGTGGCGAGCCTGCGCACCATCGAGGTGATCCCTGAATTCCTCTACGACGCCCCCGACCAGCTGGCCGACCTGTTCGGCCGGATGTGGCCGATGGATGCCGGCTATGTCGGCCCGACGCTGCGGGCGCTGGTGGAGACGCTCCACATCGCGACGCTCGGCACCCTGATCGCCATCGCGATCGCGGTGCCGATCGGGCTGATGGCGGCCCGCAACGTCGCGCCCAACCGCGCGCTGAACCTGTTCGCCAAGTTCGTGTTCGTGACCTCGCGCTCGGTGAACTCCCTGGTCTGGGCGCTGCTGTTCGTGGCGGTGTTCGGCCCGGGGCCGCTGGCCGGGACCCTCGCGATCGCGCTCCGCTCCGTCGGCTTCACCGGCAAGCTGTTCGCCGAGGCGCTGGAGGAGGCCGATCGCGGCTCGATCGAGGCCCTGCAGGCCGCGGGCGCCGGCCGGATGTCGACGCTGCTGCTCGGCTACTGGCCGCAGGTGAAGCCGGCCTTCTGGTCGATCGCGCTGTTCCGCTGGGACATCAATATCCGCGAATCCGCCGTGCTCGGGCTGGTCGGCGCGGGCGGCATCGGCGTCGCGCTCGATACCGCCCTGAACCTGCTCTACTGGGACCAGGTCGCCGTGGTGCTCGCCGCGATCTTCGGCGTCGTCATCCTGGCCGAGATCGTCGTGACGGCTCTGCGCGCCCGGACGCTCTGAGACGGGGGCCCGTCAGCGCCCCAGCGACATGCCGAGCGGCGGCTCGACCTCCGGCGGAAGCGGCGAGACGTAGCCCGCCGCGCCGACCCGGCGGGCGAGGTCCGCCTTGGCGGCGTCGCGCAGGGCCGCGTCGGTCAGCGCCCGGGCGCCGGTGGCGGCCATCGCCTTGGCGACCTGCACCATCGCCTTGTGGGCCGCCGGTGTCTTGCCCTGCGCCACCACCTGCCACGTGTGGAACGGCGTGCCGATCGCCACCGTCGGCGCGTGGGCCTGGACGGTCGGCACCACCCAGCTGACGTCGCCGACATCGGTGGACCCGACCGCCGGGTTGCGCGGCGCGTCCAGGGGGACGAGGAAATCGGCGAGCGGTGCCTCGGTGCGCGGCATCCCGATGGCGCGGAACACGGCGTCGATGTCGCCGTCGGTGAGCGTCGCCCGGATCTGCCCGGCGAAGTCCCGGTCGGCCTCGTCGAAATGCGGCGGCCCGAGCTCCTCCATGACGTCGTGCAGCGCCCGCTCCAGGGGATCGTTGGCCAGCAGGTTCGACACCGCGCTGACGATCCGCACCTCGACCGCGGTCTCGGTCATCAGGGCGGCGCCCTGCGCGATCTTCTTCACCCGCTCGACCAGCGCCAGCATGCCCGGCAGGTCGCGGGCCCGGATCGAGTAGCGCACCGTCGCGCCGGCCTGGACGACGTTCGGCGCGATGCCGCCGGCGTCGAGATAGGCGTAGTGCACCCGCGCGTCGGACGGCATGTGCTCGCGCATGTAGTTCACGCCGACGCTCATCAGCTCGACGGCGTCGAGCGCCGAGCGCCCGAGATGGGGCGCGGCCGCCGCGTGGGCGGTGCGGCCGGTGAAGACGAAGTCGGCCCGGGTGTTGGCGAGGGCGACCGGCGGCGCCACCTCCCAGAAGCTGCCCGGATGCCAGGAGATCGCGATGTCGGCGTCCGCGAAGGCGCCGGCGCGGACCATGAACGCCTTGGCGGCGCCGCCTTCCTCCGCCGGGCAGCCGTAGTAGCGCACGCGGCCCGGCGTGCCGGTCTCGGCGAGCCAGTCCTTCAGGGCGGTGGCGGCGAGCAAGGCCGCCGAGCCGAGGAGGTTGTGGCCGCAGCCGTGGCCGTGGCCGCCCGCCTCCACCGGCCGGTGCTCGGCGACGCCCGCCTCCTGCGACAGGCCCGGCAGGGCGTCGTACTCGCCGAGGAACGCGATGACCGGGCCGCCGTCCCCGGCCTCGCCCATGACCGCAGTGGGAATGCCGGCGACCGCCTCCGTGACCCGGAAGCCCTGGTGGCGCAGCTCGGCGACGTGCTCGGCGCAGGAGCGCGTTTCCGTGTAGCAGACCTCCGGCATGCCCCAGACCCGCTCGGACAGGGCGATCAGCCGCTCTGACTGCGCGTCGACGTGGCGCCACACGGCGTTGCGGTTGTCCATCGTGTCCTCTCCGGGAAGGCTGCTGGTCGGCTTCGCGCCACCATAACGGGCTCCGCGCCGTCATCGCGAGCGCAGCGAAGCGACCCAGGGTTGCGAGAAGCCGCCGAGGGTGGCGCTGCTGGATCGCTTCGCTCCGCCCGCAAAGTTGGATACGGCGCGAGCCCCTCGGCCGCCCGATCGTATGCACGGCCGGGGCCACGCGGCTGTGCGCAACGCGCATCCCTCGACACGTTTCGGTTGAAGCGTCACTGGCCCGCCCCTTGCCAAGGCCGCCACCGGAATGTTGCTGTGCCGCTCGCGGCGGTAAACGGGATGCGTACATGGACGAGCGGGATCTGCGCGGCCTCATCGGGCGGGTGAAGGGCGGTGGCCTGTCGCGGCGCGCCTTCGTGCAGCGGATGGTGGCCCTGGGCCTCACCGCGCCCATGGCCGGGCTGATGCTGGCCGGGAACGGTGTCGCGATGGCGGCCGATATCCGGTCCGGCTACAAGCCGACCAAGGCCGGCGGCGGCGGCGCGCTCAAGCTGCTCTGGTGGCAGGCGCCGACGCTGATCAACCCGCATTTCGCCATCGGCACCAAGGACCAGGACGCCTCGCGGATCTTCTACGAGCCGCTCGCCGCCTGGGACGCGGACGGCAACCTCGTGCCGGTTCTGGCCGCCGCGATCCCGTCCAAGGAGAACGGGGCGCTCGCCGCCGACGGCCGCTCGGTGGTCTGGACGCTCAAGCCCGGCGTGAAGTGGCACGACGGCAAGCCGCTCACCGCCGACGACCTCGTCTTCACCTGGGAGTACGCCCGCGACCCCGCCACCGCGGCGGTGACGGCCGGGTCCTACAAGGATTGCAAGGTCGAGAAGGTCGACGACCTCAGCGTCCGGGTGCTGTTCGACAAGCCGACGCCCTACTGGTGCGACGCCTTCGTGGGCATCGTCGGGATGGTGCTGCCGAAGCACCTGTTCGGCCCGTACAGCGGCGCCAAGTCCCGGGACGCGCCGCAGAACCTCGCCCCCGTGGGCACCGGCCCGTACCGGTTTGTGGAGTTCCGGCCCGGCGACATCGTCCGCGGGGAGCGCAACCCGGATTACCACCTGCCGAACCGGCCGTATTTCGACACGATCGAGATGAAGGGCGGCGGGGACGCGGTCTCGGCCGCCCGCGCGGTGCTCCAGACCGGCGAGTACGACTACGCCTGGAACATGCTGATCGAGGACGAGGTGCTCAAGCGCCTGGAGACCGGCGGCAAGGGCCGGGTCGACGTGGTCTACGGCGGCAAGCTCGAGTTCCTGCTCCTCAACGCCACCGACCCGAACGTCGAGGTCGACGGCGAGCGCGCCTCGATCACGACGAAGCACCCCGCCTTCTCCGACCCGAAGGTGTGCCAGGCGATGAACCTGCTGGTCGACCGCAAGTCGATCCAGACCTACATCTACGGCCGCACCGGCAAGCCCACCGCCAACACGGTCAACGGCCCGGAGCGCTTCGTCTCCAAGAACACGAGCTTCGCCTTCGACCCGGCCAAGGCCAACGCGCTCCTCGACGAGGCCGGCTGGAAGAAGGGCTCCGACGGCATCCGCGCCAAGGACGGCAAGAAGCTGAAGCTCGTCTTCCAGACCTCGATCAACGCGCCGCGCCAGAAGACCCAGGCGATCATCAAGCAGGCGGCCGCCAAGGCCGGCATCGAGATCGAGCTGAAATCGGTGACCGGCTCGGTGTTCTTCTCCTCCGACCCGGCGAACCCCGACACCTGCACGCATTTCTACGCCGACATGGAG from Methylobacterium radiotolerans JCM 2831 includes the following:
- the phnD gene encoding phosphate/phosphite/phosphonate ABC transporter substrate-binding protein translates to MTIARYGAALALLCGFGFPSPLRADECPNRGQLDDAYCDANKDLVADVPAKTRDPSVIVFAYTPVEDPAVYENSFKPFTTYLSQCTGKRVVYYPVQSNSAEIEAMRSGRLTVAGFSTGPLGFAVNMAGAVPFAAKGTEKGAEGYNLIVVVKASSPYKTLADLKGKRVAHTAPSSNSGNLAPKALFPEQGLKPGEDYKLIYSGGHDKSALGVGTGDYDAAPVASDVFYRMVARGTIKGDDYRVIYTSEKFPTSGFAYAHDLKPELAEKLKQCFYDFRFPPDMVKDFEGDDRFAPITYLKDWAIVRKVAEESGTPYNKAAYEREAAREAEAARKKAAGAPKP
- the phnC gene encoding phosphonate ABC transporter ATP-binding protein; the encoded protein is MTQAVTAGSAARAVAAGPEGDPRAEDPRALVIRGLTKAYRAGQPVLKGIDLVVPGTGLTAIIGPSGTGKSTLIRCINRLVQPTSGEILFRGEDLARLSGPALRRARRRIGMVFQEYNLVERLSVMENLLCGRLGYVPAWRAWLRRFPEADIARAFDLLDAVGLSGFATRRADALSGGQRQRVGIARAIMQEPEIVLADEPTSSLDPKSSVEIMEILSRLAAERGVPVVVNIHNVALAQRFAARIVGMSGGHVVYDGPPDRLSEADLRGIYGGENWLE
- the phnE gene encoding phosphonate ABC transporter, permease protein PhnE codes for the protein MSTPARPASPDASPDRVAFRPNWTARAGWALLAVYAVYAATQLGFSPERFAGGLAHGRQFLARMFPPNFSRWELIQSGIVESLQIAVIATVAGIAVALPIGFLAARNLMPPWVTWPTRVLIALCRSFHPIIVAILFVKAIGFGALAGVMALIVASVGFIAKLFAEAIEEISLKQVEAVRATGAGFLSTLIMGVQPQVLPRFIGFATYQLDSNLRNSTMVGIVGGGGIGATLFTAYQRFDFDVVLAILIVIVALIMVAEIVSGWARKVFQ
- the phnE gene encoding phosphonate ABC transporter, permease protein PhnE, which codes for MSVALAPASAGPRRWQRFPLWKRLARLAFTLCAVAAFVASLRTIEVIPEFLYDAPDQLADLFGRMWPMDAGYVGPTLRALVETLHIATLGTLIAIAIAVPIGLMAARNVAPNRALNLFAKFVFVTSRSVNSLVWALLFVAVFGPGPLAGTLAIALRSVGFTGKLFAEALEEADRGSIEALQAAGAGRMSTLLLGYWPQVKPAFWSIALFRWDINIRESAVLGLVGAGGIGVALDTALNLLYWDQVAVVLAAIFGVVILAEIVVTALRARTL
- a CDS encoding M20 family metallopeptidase; its protein translation is MDNRNAVWRHVDAQSERLIALSERVWGMPEVCYTETRSCAEHVAELRHQGFRVTEAVAGIPTAVMGEAGDGGPVIAFLGEYDALPGLSQEAGVAEHRPVEAGGHGHGCGHNLLGSAALLAATALKDWLAETGTPGRVRYYGCPAEEGGAAKAFMVRAGAFADADIAISWHPGSFWEVAPPVALANTRADFVFTGRTAHAAAAPHLGRSALDAVELMSVGVNYMREHMPSDARVHYAYLDAGGIAPNVVQAGATVRYSIRARDLPGMLALVERVKKIAQGAALMTETAVEVRIVSAVSNLLANDPLERALHDVMEELGPPHFDEADRDFAGQIRATLTDGDIDAVFRAIGMPRTEAPLADFLVPLDAPRNPAVGSTDVGDVSWVVPTVQAHAPTVAIGTPFHTWQVVAQGKTPAAHKAMVQVAKAMAATGARALTDAALRDAAKADLARRVGAAGYVSPLPPEVEPPLGMSLGR
- a CDS encoding peptide ABC transporter substrate-binding protein gives rise to the protein MDERDLRGLIGRVKGGGLSRRAFVQRMVALGLTAPMAGLMLAGNGVAMAADIRSGYKPTKAGGGGALKLLWWQAPTLINPHFAIGTKDQDASRIFYEPLAAWDADGNLVPVLAAAIPSKENGALAADGRSVVWTLKPGVKWHDGKPLTADDLVFTWEYARDPATAAVTAGSYKDCKVEKVDDLSVRVLFDKPTPYWCDAFVGIVGMVLPKHLFGPYSGAKSRDAPQNLAPVGTGPYRFVEFRPGDIVRGERNPDYHLPNRPYFDTIEMKGGGDAVSAARAVLQTGEYDYAWNMLIEDEVLKRLETGGKGRVDVVYGGKLEFLLLNATDPNVEVDGERASITTKHPAFSDPKVCQAMNLLVDRKSIQTYIYGRTGKPTANTVNGPERFVSKNTSFAFDPAKANALLDEAGWKKGSDGIRAKDGKKLKLVFQTSINAPRQKTQAIIKQAAAKAGIEIELKSVTGSVFFSSDPANPDTCTHFYADMEMYAYSMTQADPAIWLLMYASWEVAQKANKWQGRNVVRWRNDAYDKAYNAAQSELDPVKRAALLITCNDLAVSENVLPLIHRAEVSAVGATLTAPRSGWDNDLSFLPDWYREA